From a region of the Vibrio orientalis CIP 102891 = ATCC 33934 genome:
- a CDS encoding FAD-binding and (Fe-S)-binding domain-containing protein, with protein sequence MSNRLNDNRYQQLEALLAVEIEQQRIITEHAKRLAYGTDASFYRLVPQIVLRLKSLQEVIYAIQCCREMNIHFTFRAAGTSLSGQAVSDSVLFTLTDDWRGHEIIDDGNKILLQPGVIGADANKYLAPFQRKIGPDPASINTCKIGGIAANNASGMCCGTAQNSYRTIDSIKVVFSDGALLDTASEESIAAFKATRPDIIDGLNALISATQNNEALSERIRHKYRLKNTTGYALNALVDFSDPIEVLEHLMIGSEGTLGFIAEVTYNTVIEHNFKASTLLVFADLEEASQAVTTLSKTPVAAVELMDGRALRSVADKPGMPSFIQQLDLEATALLVETHASDQATIDTQCRTIMAALEDYSIIESVPFTLDPKTVATLWGIRKGMFPAVGAVREVGTTVIIEDVAFPVENLANGLRDLQALFDEYQYSEAIIFGHALEGNLHFVFTQGFESQSEIDRYGGFMDDVAELVAVKYQGSLKAEHGTGRNMAPYVELEWGKDGYQLMQKIKALFDPQGLLNPGVIINDNPRSHLENLKPMPAADSLVDRCIECGFCEPVCPSRTLTLSPRQRIVLYRELQRRRDAGEQTEATELAQIFEYQGLDTCAATGLCADRCPVGINTGDLVKQLRTEKYQKFTPIAKWTADHFSTTTALTRASLKANKLAVKVIGENSVAKVTNGIRKVSKGKTPIWLPETPQANSHDLDKAMERLVRSDKKVVYLPSCASRTMGQQINADDQRSLTEVTLSLIKKAGFEVIIPDSLDDQCCGMPYDSKGMTDIASEKSKQLETALWKASYEGEYPILMDTSPCAKRSIENFTRPLEILEPTGFVSKYLIDNLSISPKQETVMLHITCSSQRMGLSSDMLNLAKRCVSDVVVPEHITCCGWAGDKGFTTPELNAAAVHPLKQQVPEHCQRGFSNSRTCEIGLSHHSGIPYQSILYLVDEVSSPL encoded by the coding sequence ATGTCGAATCGTCTCAACGATAACCGCTATCAACAGCTCGAAGCCCTGCTCGCCGTTGAAATTGAACAACAGAGAATCATCACTGAACATGCTAAACGCTTAGCGTACGGAACTGACGCTAGCTTTTATCGACTGGTTCCGCAAATAGTGTTGCGACTTAAAAGTCTTCAAGAAGTCATTTATGCGATTCAATGTTGTCGTGAGATGAACATCCATTTTACTTTTAGAGCTGCGGGTACAAGTTTATCTGGGCAAGCGGTGTCTGACTCCGTGCTCTTTACGTTGACAGATGATTGGCGCGGTCATGAAATCATCGATGATGGCAACAAGATACTTCTTCAACCGGGAGTCATCGGTGCCGATGCCAATAAATACCTTGCCCCATTTCAACGAAAGATAGGCCCAGACCCAGCTTCGATCAATACCTGTAAAATTGGCGGAATTGCTGCCAACAACGCCAGTGGCATGTGCTGTGGTACCGCTCAAAACTCTTACCGCACCATTGATAGTATTAAAGTCGTATTTAGCGATGGAGCCCTGCTCGATACCGCGAGTGAGGAAAGTATTGCTGCGTTTAAAGCGACTCGTCCTGATATCATTGATGGCTTAAATGCGCTCATCAGCGCAACTCAAAACAATGAAGCCCTAAGTGAACGAATCCGCCATAAATATCGCTTAAAAAACACCACAGGCTACGCACTTAATGCATTGGTCGACTTTAGTGACCCGATAGAAGTCCTAGAACACTTAATGATCGGCTCTGAAGGTACGCTCGGCTTCATTGCTGAGGTCACCTACAATACGGTTATTGAACACAACTTCAAAGCCTCTACCCTATTGGTTTTCGCCGATCTCGAAGAAGCCAGCCAAGCCGTCACTACCCTGTCAAAAACTCCCGTTGCAGCTGTTGAGTTAATGGATGGTCGAGCATTGCGCTCGGTTGCCGATAAACCTGGCATGCCTAGCTTTATTCAACAGTTAGACTTGGAAGCGACAGCGCTATTGGTCGAGACCCACGCAAGCGACCAAGCGACGATTGATACACAGTGCCGAACAATAATGGCCGCACTTGAAGACTATTCCATTATTGAATCGGTCCCTTTTACGCTAGATCCTAAAACCGTCGCTACACTTTGGGGTATCCGCAAAGGCATGTTCCCTGCTGTCGGCGCCGTGCGAGAAGTGGGTACCACTGTCATTATTGAAGATGTGGCCTTCCCGGTAGAAAACCTAGCCAATGGCCTTCGTGACCTACAAGCATTGTTTGATGAATACCAATACTCTGAAGCGATTATTTTTGGCCATGCGCTAGAAGGCAATCTCCACTTTGTCTTCACCCAAGGCTTCGAATCTCAAAGCGAAATCGACCGCTATGGTGGATTTATGGATGATGTCGCAGAGTTGGTTGCAGTTAAATATCAAGGTTCGCTAAAAGCTGAGCATGGCACCGGACGAAACATGGCACCTTATGTTGAATTGGAATGGGGCAAAGACGGCTATCAGTTGATGCAAAAGATCAAAGCTCTATTTGATCCACAAGGTCTACTAAACCCTGGAGTCATTATTAACGACAACCCTCGCTCACATCTGGAAAATTTAAAGCCGATGCCTGCTGCAGACTCGTTGGTTGACCGCTGTATTGAGTGTGGCTTCTGCGAACCTGTATGTCCTTCTCGCACATTAACGCTCTCGCCTCGCCAGCGCATCGTTCTCTACCGTGAGTTACAAAGACGTCGAGATGCAGGAGAACAAACTGAAGCCACTGAGTTAGCGCAAATATTTGAGTACCAAGGGTTAGATACCTGCGCTGCTACTGGGTTATGTGCCGATCGCTGCCCAGTTGGCATCAACACTGGCGATCTTGTTAAACAGCTGCGCACTGAGAAATACCAGAAGTTTACCCCGATTGCGAAGTGGACAGCGGATCACTTCAGCACTACGACTGCCTTAACTCGCGCCTCACTTAAAGCCAATAAACTTGCGGTGAAGGTCATTGGAGAAAACAGCGTGGCTAAGGTGACGAATGGTATTCGTAAGGTGAGTAAAGGCAAAACGCCGATTTGGCTTCCTGAAACTCCTCAAGCAAACTCTCATGATTTGGATAAAGCGATGGAGCGACTCGTTCGCTCGGATAAGAAAGTGGTTTATCTTCCGTCATGTGCGTCACGTACCATGGGCCAACAAATCAATGCTGATGATCAAAGAAGCCTGACCGAAGTGACATTGTCACTTATTAAAAAGGCTGGATTTGAAGTCATCATCCCCGACTCTCTTGATGATCAATGCTGTGGCATGCCATACGATAGTAAAGGCATGACTGACATTGCGAGTGAAAAGTCTAAGCAGCTTGAAACCGCTCTGTGGAAAGCCAGTTACGAAGGTGAATACCCAATTCTTATGGATACAAGCCCATGCGCTAAGCGTAGTATTGAGAACTTTACCCGCCCTTTAGAGATTCTTGAGCCAACGGGTTTTGTTTCCAAGTACCTTATCGACAATCTTTCTATTTCGCCAAAGCAAGAAACCGTGATGCTACATATCACCTGTAGCTCTCAACGTATGGGACTCTCTAGTGACATGCTTAATCTCGCCAAACGGTGTGTCTCTGACGTAGTTGTGCCTGAACATATTACTTGCTGTGGTTGGGCCGGTGATAAAGGGTTTACCACACCAGAACTTAATGCTGCTGCTGTTCATCCTTTGAAACAACAAGTACCAGAACATTGTCAGCGCGGATTTAGTAATAGCCGAACATGTGAAATTGGCCTATCGCACCATAGCGGTATTCCCTATCAGTCGATTCTGTACTTGGTTGATGAGGTTAGTAGCCCGTTATAA
- the lldD gene encoding FMN-dependent L-lactate dehydrogenase LldD, with protein MIISASTDYRAAAKAKLPPFLFHYIDGGSYGEHTLRKNTEDLADIALKQRVLNNMEDLSLETEVFGEKLSMPIALAPVGLTGMYARRGEVQAAKAAENKGIPFTMSTVSVCPIEEVAPAIERPMWFQLYVLKDRGFMKNVLERAKAAGVTTLVFTVDMPVPGARYRDMHSGMSGPNAAARRVFQAMRHPSWAVDVGLMGKPHDLGNISTYRGEPTKLEDYIGWLGDNFDPSICWKDLEWIRDFWDGPMVIKGILDEQDAKDAVSFGADGIVVSNHGGRQLDGVLSTAKALPSIADAVKGDLKIFVDSGIRTGLDVVRMLALGADCTLLGRSFIYALAAQGQTGVENLLDLYEKEMRVAMTLTGAKSIKDLNSDSLVKIK; from the coding sequence ATGATTATCTCTGCCTCTACAGATTACCGAGCGGCTGCAAAAGCTAAGCTACCACCCTTTCTTTTTCACTACATAGACGGCGGCTCATACGGCGAACATACGCTGCGAAAAAATACCGAAGACCTTGCAGATATCGCGCTTAAGCAACGCGTCCTAAATAACATGGAAGATCTTAGCCTCGAAACGGAAGTCTTTGGTGAGAAACTTTCAATGCCAATCGCGTTAGCACCTGTTGGTCTTACTGGGATGTATGCTCGCCGCGGTGAGGTTCAAGCCGCTAAAGCTGCTGAAAACAAGGGTATTCCTTTTACCATGTCGACGGTGTCTGTCTGTCCAATCGAAGAGGTTGCGCCAGCGATTGAACGCCCGATGTGGTTCCAACTCTATGTGCTAAAAGATCGCGGCTTCATGAAAAACGTTTTAGAGCGAGCAAAAGCCGCTGGAGTGACTACGCTGGTCTTTACTGTCGATATGCCAGTACCAGGCGCACGCTATCGCGACATGCATTCAGGAATGAGTGGGCCGAATGCGGCTGCACGTCGTGTATTTCAGGCGATGCGCCACCCAAGCTGGGCAGTGGATGTCGGGCTAATGGGCAAGCCCCATGACCTTGGCAATATTTCTACTTACCGCGGTGAACCGACCAAGCTTGAAGATTACATCGGCTGGCTGGGTGACAACTTCGACCCTTCTATTTGTTGGAAAGATCTAGAGTGGATTCGCGACTTTTGGGACGGTCCTATGGTCATCAAAGGCATCTTAGATGAGCAAGATGCTAAAGATGCGGTCTCTTTTGGTGCAGATGGCATCGTCGTTTCCAACCACGGTGGTCGCCAGCTAGACGGGGTACTGTCAACCGCGAAAGCGCTCCCCTCGATTGCTGACGCAGTAAAAGGTGACTTAAAAATATTCGTCGATTCAGGCATCAGAACCGGCCTTGATGTAGTGCGTATGCTTGCACTTGGCGCTGACTGTACTCTACTTGGTCGATCCTTCATTTATGCACTGGCTGCTCAAGGTCAAACTGGTGTTGAGAACCTGCTCGATCTGTATGAGAAAGAGATGCGCGTCGCAATGACATTGACCGGCGCTAAAAGTATCAAAGACTTAAACAGCGATTCACTGGTCAAAATTAAGTAA
- a CDS encoding L-lactate permease, translated as MSETILALVAFSPIVVAAILLVGLNWPAKKAMPVAFGLTVVIALFAWDMSTTRVIASIFQGLGITISVLWIVFGAIFLLNTLKHTGAISTIRNGFTNISPDRRVQAIIIAWCFGSFIEGASGFGTPAAIAAPLLVAIGFPALAAVLMGMMIQSTPVSFGAVGTPIIVGVNKGLDTHNIGETLIANGSSWDAYLQQITSSVALIHACVGTLIPVLMAMMLTRFFGKNKSWTEGLDILPFALFAGLAFTIPYALTGVLLGAEFPSLIGGLVGLAIVVSAAKRGFLVPKSTWDFEDENKWPAEWLGSLKIELDDNKSKPMNMVLAWFPYVLLAVVLVASRVSAEFKAALRSVSLSFGNILGEAGISTAIQPLYLPGGILVFVALIAVLLQSRSVTPLAKAFGESSKTLIGAGFVLVFTIPMVRIFINSGINGAELASMPVTTANFAAGLVGDAFPALSATVGALGAFIAGSNTVSNMMFSQFQFEVAQTLTISSAVVVALQAVGAAAGNMIAIHNVVAASATVGLLGREGATLRKTIIPTMYYLIVTGAIGLFAIYGLQITDALMK; from the coding sequence ATGAGTGAAACAATACTTGCCCTAGTGGCTTTCTCGCCAATCGTGGTGGCAGCCATACTCCTTGTCGGCCTTAACTGGCCAGCCAAAAAAGCCATGCCTGTCGCTTTTGGACTAACCGTTGTCATCGCCCTATTCGCTTGGGACATGTCGACGACTCGTGTCATCGCCTCAATTTTTCAAGGCTTAGGTATCACCATTTCGGTCCTTTGGATTGTGTTCGGTGCGATTTTCCTACTCAACACACTCAAACACACCGGAGCTATCTCCACGATTAGAAATGGATTCACCAACATTTCTCCAGACCGTCGTGTTCAAGCCATCATCATTGCCTGGTGTTTTGGTTCGTTCATCGAAGGAGCCTCTGGTTTTGGTACGCCAGCAGCGATTGCCGCGCCACTACTCGTCGCTATTGGTTTCCCTGCGCTTGCGGCTGTTCTAATGGGTATGATGATCCAATCAACGCCTGTGTCATTTGGCGCAGTGGGTACACCTATCATTGTTGGGGTCAACAAAGGTCTGGATACGCACAATATAGGGGAGACGCTCATTGCTAACGGTTCAAGCTGGGACGCTTACTTACAACAAATTACCTCAAGTGTCGCTCTAATCCATGCCTGCGTTGGCACATTGATCCCTGTACTAATGGCGATGATGCTAACTCGCTTTTTTGGCAAAAATAAGAGTTGGACTGAAGGGCTAGATATCTTGCCATTCGCCCTCTTTGCTGGCCTTGCGTTTACCATCCCTTACGCATTAACTGGCGTGTTGCTTGGCGCTGAATTCCCATCATTGATTGGTGGATTAGTTGGCCTTGCTATCGTCGTATCCGCTGCTAAACGTGGTTTCCTTGTACCGAAATCAACATGGGACTTCGAAGACGAAAACAAATGGCCAGCCGAGTGGTTAGGTTCGCTTAAGATTGAACTGGATGATAACAAATCTAAACCAATGAACATGGTATTAGCTTGGTTCCCTTATGTCTTACTTGCTGTGGTTTTGGTCGCTAGCCGTGTCAGCGCTGAGTTTAAGGCCGCTCTGCGTAGCGTGAGCCTCTCTTTTGGTAACATCCTTGGTGAAGCTGGTATCAGTACCGCTATTCAACCCTTATACCTGCCGGGTGGCATCTTAGTCTTCGTCGCTCTTATCGCTGTGTTACTTCAATCACGTAGTGTTACGCCTTTAGCAAAAGCATTTGGTGAATCAAGCAAAACACTCATCGGCGCTGGCTTTGTATTGGTGTTCACCATTCCAATGGTGCGTATCTTTATCAACTCAGGTATCAATGGCGCAGAACTAGCAAGTATGCCTGTCACTACAGCGAATTTTGCTGCCGGACTTGTTGGTGATGCCTTCCCTGCACTAAGTGCCACTGTAGGTGCGCTGGGCGCTTTCATTGCGGGTTCAAACACCGTATCCAACATGATGTTTAGTCAGTTCCAGTTTGAAGTGGCTCAAACGTTAACAATTTCAAGCGCTGTCGTCGTTGCTCTGCAAGCGGTTGGCGCTGCTGCCGGCAACATGATTGCTATTCACAACGTCGTAGCGGCATCAGCAACGGTTGGCCTATTAGGTCGTGAAGGCGCGACGCTAAGAAAAACCATTATTCCAACCATGTACTACTTAATAGTAACCGGTGCGATTGGCCTATTCGCCATTTACGGCCTACAAATTACCGATGCACTAATGAAATAA
- a CDS encoding LysR family transcriptional regulator, protein MRADDLILFSQVVEMGSFSKVAEANSLTNSVVSKRIARLEEEIGVQLLYRTTRKLTLTEAGKALTQGAKTVKQATQEAMDAVSGFGENVSGHIKMSVPSISGDLILADAVAEFCNLHPGLSVDMSLDNRFVDLVEGGFDLVIRTGYLEDSSLIARHILDSQWVVCASPAYIARNSKPNDPQDLTLHNCLQYAYQTTGASEWEFKAEQGNYIVKVSGSFSTDNATALRKAALGGHGVAYVPRCLVYHDIRNGQLVDLFPEQVGKRLGIYAVYPFTRQPPNKVKLLIEHIRTRYLAISHYF, encoded by the coding sequence ATGCGTGCAGATGACCTAATACTATTTTCTCAAGTGGTTGAAATGGGCAGCTTTAGTAAGGTGGCTGAAGCAAATAGCCTTACAAATTCGGTAGTTAGCAAAAGAATTGCCAGACTCGAAGAGGAGATAGGTGTTCAGCTATTATATCGAACAACGCGTAAATTGACGTTGACCGAGGCAGGTAAGGCGCTCACCCAAGGCGCCAAAACTGTGAAGCAAGCCACTCAGGAGGCTATGGATGCAGTTTCAGGCTTTGGCGAAAATGTTAGCGGTCATATCAAAATGTCCGTGCCTTCTATTTCCGGTGATTTGATCCTTGCTGACGCAGTTGCAGAGTTTTGTAACCTTCATCCCGGTTTATCGGTCGATATGTCGCTCGATAATCGCTTTGTTGATTTGGTTGAGGGTGGATTTGATCTCGTTATCCGAACTGGCTATCTAGAAGACTCCAGTTTGATCGCTCGGCATATACTCGATTCGCAATGGGTGGTATGTGCCTCTCCTGCCTACATTGCACGAAACAGCAAACCTAACGATCCGCAAGATCTCACCTTACACAATTGCCTTCAATATGCTTATCAAACGACGGGGGCCAGCGAGTGGGAGTTCAAAGCAGAGCAGGGCAACTATATCGTTAAAGTGTCGGGCTCGTTTTCGACTGATAACGCGACAGCTTTGAGAAAAGCCGCATTGGGGGGACATGGCGTTGCCTACGTTCCACGTTGTTTGGTCTATCATGATATTCGCAATGGACAGTTGGTGGACCTGTTTCCAGAACAAGTTGGTAAGCGATTGGGAATATATGCGGTTTATCCATTTACTCGTCAGCCGCCAAACAAAGTAAAGTTACTGATTGAACATATTCGAACACGCTATTTGGCTATCTCACATTACTTTTAA
- a CDS encoding ABC transporter ATP-binding protein, with amino-acid sequence MSQTTILSVKNLSVSFTTNDGIVDAVKDVSFDLFQGETLAIVGESGSGKSVSTNALMQLLPNNALIHSQSHIEFENKSLLDLSEKEMQSIRGDRIGMIFQEPMTSLNPFMRVGIQVAEAIMCHRSVNRSQAKAKVLELFDLVHLPNPQQAYTKYPHEFSGGQLQRIMIAMALINEPDILIADEPTTALDVTVQAEVLNLIKEIQAKMGMSILFITHDLGVVKHLADRVIVMCQGDVVEQGECDALFANPQHEYTQMLINSIPKGSKDPISEHAPALLQADDIRVKFLIKSHFLPSKNQYFEAVKGISLELKQGETLGIVGESGSGKSTLGRALIGLLPSTGRIQFRGQDLANLTDKQRFELKKDVQMVFQDPYGSLSPRMTVGDIITEALTVHQPQLTRQQRMARARKALEEVRLDPHSINRYPHEFSGGQRQRIAIARALILEPSFILLDEPTSALDRSVQLTVIDLLKDIQKKHNIGFLFISHDLSVVKALSDRVLVMQKGEVMEQGTADEIFHSPQSDYTKRLIAASFDLDEETEAA; translated from the coding sequence ATGTCACAGACGACCATTTTATCGGTTAAAAACCTATCGGTGAGCTTTACCACCAATGATGGTATTGTCGACGCAGTCAAGGATGTCAGTTTCGATCTATTTCAGGGCGAAACCCTCGCAATCGTTGGAGAGTCAGGCAGCGGTAAGTCCGTCTCAACCAATGCGTTGATGCAACTTTTGCCGAACAACGCTCTGATCCACTCTCAATCTCATATTGAATTCGAAAACAAATCATTACTCGACCTGTCTGAAAAAGAGATGCAGTCCATCCGCGGCGACCGTATCGGAATGATTTTTCAAGAGCCAATGACGTCGTTAAACCCATTTATGCGCGTAGGTATTCAGGTTGCAGAAGCAATTATGTGCCATCGCAGTGTGAACCGCTCACAAGCAAAAGCGAAAGTGCTGGAGCTGTTCGATCTCGTTCATTTGCCAAACCCGCAGCAAGCTTACACCAAGTACCCACACGAGTTTTCTGGCGGTCAGCTACAGCGTATTATGATCGCTATGGCTCTTATCAATGAACCTGACATACTCATTGCTGATGAACCAACGACCGCTCTAGACGTGACTGTACAGGCTGAAGTGCTTAACCTGATCAAAGAGATTCAGGCCAAAATGGGCATGTCGATTTTATTCATCACTCACGATTTAGGGGTAGTAAAGCACCTAGCTGATCGAGTCATCGTAATGTGTCAAGGTGATGTGGTCGAGCAGGGAGAGTGTGACGCTTTGTTTGCTAACCCGCAGCATGAATACACCCAAATGCTGATTAACTCGATACCAAAAGGCAGCAAAGATCCGATTTCAGAGCATGCACCTGCCTTACTTCAAGCTGATGATATCCGAGTTAAATTCCTTATTAAATCTCACTTTCTACCAAGCAAGAATCAATATTTTGAGGCTGTTAAAGGTATCTCTTTGGAGCTAAAGCAAGGGGAAACATTAGGTATTGTTGGAGAGTCAGGTTCTGGTAAGTCAACGCTTGGTCGTGCGCTGATTGGGTTACTTCCTTCAACAGGTCGCATCCAATTTAGAGGGCAAGATCTCGCGAATCTCACTGATAAGCAGCGTTTTGAACTCAAAAAAGATGTTCAAATGGTGTTCCAAGATCCATACGGTTCGTTGTCTCCACGCATGACGGTCGGTGACATTATTACCGAGGCTCTAACGGTCCACCAGCCGCAGTTAACCCGCCAACAACGTATGGCTCGCGCACGTAAAGCGTTGGAAGAAGTGAGGCTCGACCCACATTCTATTAACCGTTATCCGCACGAGTTTTCCGGAGGGCAGAGACAGCGAATTGCCATCGCCCGCGCACTTATTCTCGAGCCTTCGTTCATTTTGCTTGATGAACCAACATCGGCACTTGATCGTTCGGTTCAGTTAACGGTTATCGACCTACTAAAAGATATCCAAAAGAAGCATAACATTGGTTTCTTGTTTATCAGTCACGACCTGAGCGTAGTCAAAGCGCTGTCTGATCGGGTTCTGGTTATGCAGAAAGGTGAAGTAATGGAACAAGGCACCGCCGATGAGATCTTTCATAGTCCGCAAAGCGATTATACCAAGAGACTGATTGCCGCTTCCTTCGATTTGGATGAAGAAACCGAAGCAGCTTAG
- a CDS encoding Lon protease family protein gives MTIQRLEASQLYLPAELEKLESKSTKELPPIDEIVGQERAQKAVEFAMSIKEKGYNIYAIGQNGLGKRTMILRYLNRHQHDATELFDWCYVANFEDIRTPRVLKLPCGVGSKLKQDIEKLMSKLVNAMPLAFDNELYFSRADKLKNQLATKQEAELAVITKDAKSKGISLTITSQGDYQFVAMNGEDLHSEETFDELSKKEQEDFGTAIDDLEVQLRTMVRQLTEWEETYSEKIKKLNDDVTLDVITHFIKQLKKDYSGYPAIKTYLTELQADIVENADIFLEQSAEQGEAATASLDKKLPRRYKVNVLVSRKDEDFPIVVEENPNYHTLFGYIETATFKGTVFTDFSLIRPGSLHKANGGVLLMDAQKVLEQPYVWDGLKRALRARQLSFTSLEKELTLTGTVSLDPEAIPLDVKIILFGDYRTYQLLQHYDPEFSELFRVTADFEDEMKRDADSELQYAKFISSVVNDNNMLHCDRKAIARIIEHSSRLAGDQNKISLHSAHIANLLRESNYVARQANSNMIRLSHVEEALSNQEMRVSRLKDSVMEGFVNGTTLIHTHGEAIGQVNALSVLSTSEYMFGAPNRITATTCYGDGEVIDIERSVDLGGSIHSKGVMILSAYLSSVFGKTAKVPLSTTITFEQSYGGVDGDSASMAEFCAVVSAFSKQPNRQDIAITGSMNQFGESQPIGGVNEKIEGFFDVCGIKGRNDNQGVIIPRSNMHNLMLRPDIVKAVEKGEFNIWAIDHVTEAIELFTGKPAGTPSEEGSYPIDTIYGIAQAKLNALRK, from the coding sequence ATGACAATTCAAAGACTTGAAGCCAGTCAGCTATACCTACCAGCTGAACTAGAAAAACTAGAAAGCAAGTCGACAAAAGAGTTACCGCCTATCGACGAGATTGTCGGACAGGAGCGGGCTCAAAAAGCAGTCGAGTTTGCTATGTCGATTAAAGAGAAAGGCTACAACATTTACGCGATTGGCCAAAATGGCTTAGGTAAACGGACGATGATCCTCCGATACCTTAACCGTCATCAACACGATGCTACTGAACTGTTTGACTGGTGTTACGTGGCGAACTTTGAAGATATTCGTACGCCAAGAGTACTAAAACTGCCTTGTGGTGTAGGCAGTAAGCTCAAGCAAGATATTGAAAAGCTGATGTCAAAATTGGTCAATGCAATGCCGCTTGCGTTCGATAACGAGCTCTATTTTAGCCGCGCTGATAAATTAAAAAATCAATTGGCAACTAAGCAAGAAGCTGAACTTGCGGTTATCACTAAAGATGCGAAATCTAAAGGTATTAGCTTAACGATTACTAGCCAGGGTGATTATCAATTTGTCGCGATGAATGGGGAAGATCTGCACAGCGAAGAGACGTTTGATGAGCTGAGTAAAAAAGAGCAAGAGGACTTCGGCACGGCGATTGATGATCTTGAGGTTCAGCTACGAACCATGGTTAGACAACTGACGGAATGGGAAGAGACCTACAGCGAGAAGATCAAAAAGCTGAATGATGATGTGACGTTAGACGTTATCACGCACTTCATTAAACAGTTGAAGAAGGATTACTCTGGTTATCCAGCGATTAAAACCTACCTCACCGAGCTGCAAGCGGACATTGTCGAAAATGCCGATATCTTCTTGGAACAAAGCGCGGAGCAAGGTGAAGCAGCTACGGCATCTCTCGATAAGAAATTGCCACGCCGCTACAAGGTTAACGTTTTAGTAAGCCGTAAAGATGAAGATTTTCCTATTGTGGTTGAAGAGAATCCGAACTACCACACTCTTTTCGGCTACATTGAAACGGCGACCTTCAAAGGTACGGTATTTACTGACTTCTCATTAATCCGTCCGGGCAGCCTACACAAGGCCAACGGCGGTGTGCTATTAATGGATGCGCAGAAGGTACTCGAACAACCTTACGTATGGGATGGGCTTAAGCGAGCGTTAAGAGCAAGGCAGCTTAGCTTTACTTCACTTGAAAAAGAGCTCACGTTAACAGGGACAGTTTCGTTAGATCCTGAAGCAATACCGCTGGATGTGAAAATCATCCTATTTGGCGATTACCGAACGTACCAACTTCTTCAGCACTATGATCCAGAGTTTAGTGAACTGTTTAGAGTAACGGCGGATTTCGAAGATGAAATGAAGCGTGATGCCGATTCCGAGCTGCAATACGCTAAGTTCATCTCTAGCGTCGTAAATGACAATAATATGCTTCACTGTGACCGTAAGGCGATTGCGCGCATCATTGAACATAGTTCGCGCTTGGCGGGTGATCAAAACAAGATTTCATTACACTCAGCTCATATTGCCAATTTATTACGTGAGTCAAATTACGTTGCACGGCAAGCTAATTCGAACATGATTCGTTTAAGCCATGTTGAAGAGGCACTGTCTAATCAAGAAATGCGTGTCAGTCGTTTGAAAGACAGTGTAATGGAGGGCTTTGTTAATGGAACAACGCTTATTCATACCCATGGTGAGGCGATTGGTCAGGTCAATGCATTGTCTGTATTGAGTACCAGTGAATATATGTTTGGTGCACCAAACCGAATTACTGCTACGACTTGTTACGGGGACGGTGAGGTTATCGATATTGAACGTAGTGTGGATCTTGGCGGTAGTATTCACTCCAAAGGGGTGATGATCCTCAGCGCTTATTTGTCATCAGTATTTGGTAAAACAGCCAAGGTTCCTCTCAGTACGACAATCACTTTCGAGCAATCCTATGGCGGCGTGGATGGTGACAGTGCGAGTATGGCCGAGTTCTGTGCCGTAGTGTCTGCTTTTTCAAAACAGCCAAACCGCCAAGACATTGCGATAACAGGCTCAATGAACCAGTTTGGTGAATCGCAGCCAATCGGTGGGGTGAATGAGAAGATAGAAGGCTTCTTTGACGTTTGTGGCATTAAAGGGCGCAATGACAATCAAGGGGTTATTATTCCACGCTCGAACATGCACAACCTTATGTTGCGTCCTGATATCGTTAAGGCGGTAGAGAAAGGGGAGTTCAATATCTGGGCGATTGACCATGTGACAGAAGCAATTGAATTGTTTACTGGTAAGCCAGCAGGTACGCCGAGTGAAGAAGGCAGTTACCCAATCGATACCATTTACGGTATCGCCCAGGCTAAACTTAATGCGTTAAGAAAATAG